A genomic window from Variovorax paradoxus includes:
- a CDS encoding ABC transporter ATP-binding protein — MTTDTILDVRGISKRFGGLQALSDVGITIKRGQVYGLIGPNGAGKTTFFNVITGLYTPDSGTFELAGKPYQPTAVHEVAKAGIARTFQNIRLFAEMTALENVMVGRHIRTQSGVFGAMLRTGSFKAEEKAIADRAHELLDYVGIGKFADYKARTLSYGDQRRLEIARALATDPQLIALDEPAAGMNSTEKVLLRELIDRIRRDDRTILIIEHDVKLIMGLCDRVTVLDYGKQIAEGTPADVQKNEKVIEAYLGTGGH; from the coding sequence ATGACGACAGACACCATCCTCGACGTTCGTGGAATTTCAAAACGCTTCGGCGGGCTGCAAGCCCTGTCCGACGTGGGCATCACCATCAAGCGCGGCCAGGTCTACGGCCTGATCGGCCCCAACGGCGCAGGCAAGACCACCTTCTTCAACGTGATCACCGGGCTGTACACGCCCGACAGCGGCACCTTCGAACTCGCAGGCAAGCCCTACCAGCCGACGGCCGTGCATGAAGTGGCCAAGGCCGGCATTGCACGCACCTTCCAGAACATCCGCCTCTTCGCCGAAATGACGGCACTCGAGAACGTGATGGTCGGGCGCCACATTCGCACGCAGTCGGGCGTGTTCGGCGCGATGCTGCGCACCGGCAGCTTCAAGGCCGAAGAAAAAGCCATTGCCGACCGCGCGCACGAACTGCTCGACTACGTTGGCATCGGCAAGTTTGCCGACTACAAGGCGCGCACGCTGTCGTACGGCGACCAGCGCCGCCTCGAAATTGCACGCGCACTAGCCACCGACCCGCAGCTCATCGCGTTGGACGAACCCGCCGCCGGCATGAACTCCACCGAGAAGGTACTGCTGCGCGAGCTGATCGACCGCATCCGTCGCGACGACCGCACCATCCTGATCATCGAACACGACGTCAAGCTCATCATGGGCCTGTGCGACCGCGTCACCGTGCTGGACTACGGCAAGCAGATTGCCGAAGGTACGCCCGCCGACGTGCAGAAGAATGAAAAAGTGATTGAGGCCTACCTCGGCACGGGAGGCCACTGA
- a CDS encoding ABC transporter ATP-binding protein, which yields MTSAEEATRANAAQAKATGKTLLKVSGLKVGYGGIQAVKGVDFEVREGELVSLIGSNGAGKTTTMKAITGTLPAGAGNIEFLGRSIKGRGAWDLVEEGLVMVPEGRGVFTRMTITENLQIGAYIRKDKAAIASDMERVFVTFPRLRERKDQLAGTMSGGEQQMLAMGRALMARPKVLLLDEPTMGLSPIMCDKIFEVVQTVASQGVTILLVEQNANRALQLADRGYVMESGLITMNGDAKELLSDPRVRAAYLGE from the coding sequence ATGACAAGCGCTGAAGAAGCAACCCGGGCCAATGCCGCACAAGCCAAGGCCACCGGCAAGACGCTGCTGAAGGTCTCCGGCCTGAAGGTCGGCTACGGCGGTATCCAGGCCGTCAAGGGCGTGGACTTCGAGGTGCGCGAAGGCGAACTGGTTTCGCTGATCGGCTCCAATGGCGCCGGCAAGACCACCACCATGAAGGCCATCACCGGCACGCTGCCGGCCGGGGCCGGCAACATCGAGTTCCTGGGCCGCAGCATCAAGGGCCGCGGCGCGTGGGACCTGGTGGAAGAGGGCCTCGTGATGGTGCCCGAAGGCCGTGGCGTGTTCACGCGCATGACCATCACCGAGAACCTGCAGATCGGCGCCTACATCCGCAAGGACAAGGCCGCCATCGCGAGCGACATGGAGCGCGTGTTCGTCACCTTCCCGCGCCTGCGCGAGCGCAAGGACCAGCTGGCCGGCACCATGTCGGGCGGCGAACAGCAGATGCTGGCCATGGGCCGCGCGCTGATGGCGCGCCCCAAGGTGCTGCTGCTTGACGAACCCACCATGGGCCTGTCGCCGATCATGTGCGACAAGATCTTCGAGGTGGTGCAGACCGTGGCCTCGCAGGGCGTGACCATCCTGCTGGTGGAGCAGAACGCCAACCGCGCACTGCAGCTGGCCGACCGTGGCTACGTGATGGAGTCGGGGCTCATCACCATGAACGGTGACGCCAAGGAACTGCTGAGCGACCCGCGCGTGCGGGCCGCCTACTTGGGCGAATAA
- a CDS encoding branched-chain amino acid ABC transporter permease, producing the protein MKNSKNLALYVIGIIAVLALPLLLQMQGNAWVRIADIALLYVLLALGLNIVVGYAGLLDLGYVAFFAVGAYLFALMGSSHLTETFPWFAQMFPNGMHTSLLIVIPLALVVAGCLGVLLGAPTLKLRGDYLAIVTLGFGEIIRVFLNNLDQPVNITNGPKGITAIDSIKFWGLDLGKAWKFDGFTISSVSLYYYLFLALVVATVIISHRLQTSRVGRAWMAIREDEIAAKAMGINTRNMKLLAFGMGASFGGVSGAMFAAFQGFVSPESFSLMESVMIVAMVVLGGIGHLPGVILGAVLLAALPEVLRYVAGPLQSLTGGRLDASILRQLFIALAMIIIMLVRPRGLWPSPEHGKSLTKKGGVPVDPTHAAVAPGSLQTHAPGIDSPADELPGGAERPMSINP; encoded by the coding sequence ATGAAGAACAGCAAGAACCTCGCCCTCTACGTCATCGGCATCATCGCGGTGCTCGCGCTGCCCCTGCTGCTGCAGATGCAGGGCAACGCCTGGGTGCGCATCGCCGACATCGCACTGCTCTACGTGCTGCTGGCCCTGGGCCTGAACATCGTGGTCGGCTACGCCGGCCTGCTCGACCTGGGCTACGTCGCCTTCTTCGCGGTGGGGGCCTATCTCTTCGCGCTCATGGGCTCGTCGCACCTGACCGAGACCTTCCCGTGGTTCGCCCAGATGTTCCCGAACGGCATGCACACCTCGCTGCTGATCGTGATACCGCTGGCGCTGGTGGTGGCCGGCTGTCTCGGCGTGCTGCTCGGCGCGCCCACGCTCAAGCTGCGCGGCGACTACCTCGCCATCGTCACGCTCGGCTTCGGCGAAATCATCCGCGTGTTCCTGAACAACCTGGACCAGCCGGTGAACATCACCAACGGTCCGAAGGGCATCACCGCCATCGACTCCATCAAGTTCTGGGGCCTCGACCTCGGCAAGGCATGGAAGTTCGACGGCTTCACGATCTCGTCGGTCTCGCTGTACTACTACCTGTTCCTCGCGCTGGTGGTCGCCACGGTGATCATCTCGCACCGCCTGCAGACCTCTCGCGTCGGCCGCGCCTGGATGGCCATCCGCGAAGATGAAATCGCCGCCAAGGCGATGGGCATCAACACCCGCAACATGAAGCTGCTGGCCTTCGGCATGGGCGCCAGCTTCGGCGGCGTGTCCGGCGCGATGTTCGCGGCCTTCCAGGGCTTCGTGTCGCCCGAGTCCTTCAGCCTGATGGAGTCGGTGATGATCGTGGCCATGGTCGTGCTCGGCGGCATCGGCCACCTGCCCGGCGTCATTCTCGGTGCCGTGCTGCTGGCAGCGCTGCCCGAAGTGCTGCGCTACGTTGCCGGTCCGCTGCAGTCGCTGACCGGTGGCCGCCTTGACGCGTCCATCCTGCGCCAGCTCTTCATTGCGCTCGCCATGATCATCATCATGCTGGTGCGTCCGCGCGGCCTGTGGCCGTCGCCGGAGCATGGCAAGTCCCTGACCAAGAAGGGCGGCGTGCCCGTCGACCCGACCCATGCGGCCGTGGCCCCCGGATCGCTGCAAACGCATGCGCCGGGCATTGACTCTCCCGCCGACGAACTGCCCGGCGGTGCCGAGCGTCCCATGTCGATCAATCCCTGA
- a CDS encoding CDP-6-deoxy-delta-3,4-glucoseen reductase, translating to MTATAPHEAGFSIHVEPSGRHFVVHGDETILAAGIRQGIGLPYGCKDGACGSCKCKKLSGEVTLGPHQSKALSAEEQLAGYVLTCCAHAKSDVVLESRQVTEAGALPIRKMPVRVLALTRQSHDVMMVRLQLPAGEPLQFYAGQYVEFILRDGARRSYSMANAPHTLGEPGTGIELHLRHLPGGKFTDHVFGTMKEKEILRIEGPFGSFFLREDSAKPMILLASGTGFAPIKALLEHMKFKAIDRPATLYWGGRRPEDLYMDGWVREQMAQMPNLRYVPVISNATPEDNWTGRTGFVHQAVLEDFADLSGHQVYACGAPIVVDSAKRDYVALAGLPEEEFFADAFTTEADKALP from the coding sequence ATGACTGCTACAGCGCCGCATGAGGCGGGCTTTTCCATCCACGTCGAACCCAGCGGGCGCCATTTCGTGGTCCACGGCGACGAAACCATCCTGGCAGCCGGCATTCGCCAGGGCATCGGCCTTCCCTATGGCTGCAAGGACGGCGCCTGCGGCTCGTGCAAGTGCAAGAAGCTCTCGGGCGAGGTCACCCTCGGCCCGCACCAGAGCAAGGCCCTGAGCGCCGAGGAACAACTCGCCGGCTACGTGCTGACCTGCTGTGCCCACGCCAAGAGCGACGTGGTGCTCGAATCGCGCCAGGTCACGGAGGCCGGGGCGCTGCCGATCCGCAAGATGCCGGTGCGGGTGCTGGCCCTCACGCGCCAGTCGCACGACGTGATGATGGTGCGCCTGCAGTTGCCGGCCGGCGAGCCGCTGCAGTTCTACGCAGGCCAGTATGTGGAGTTCATCCTGCGCGACGGCGCGCGCCGCAGCTACTCGATGGCCAATGCGCCACACACGCTGGGCGAGCCCGGCACGGGCATCGAACTGCATCTGCGGCACCTGCCCGGCGGCAAGTTCACCGACCATGTGTTCGGCACGATGAAGGAAAAGGAAATCCTGCGCATCGAAGGCCCCTTCGGCAGCTTCTTCCTGCGCGAGGACTCCGCCAAGCCGATGATCCTGCTGGCCTCGGGCACGGGCTTCGCGCCAATCAAGGCACTGCTGGAGCACATGAAGTTCAAGGCCATCGACCGGCCCGCCACGCTCTACTGGGGCGGCCGCCGGCCCGAAGACCTGTATATGGACGGCTGGGTACGCGAGCAGATGGCACAGATGCCGAACCTGCGCTACGTACCCGTCATCTCCAACGCCACGCCCGAAGACAACTGGACCGGCCGCACCGGCTTCGTCCACCAGGCCGTGCTCGAAGACTTCGCCGACCTGTCGGGCCACCAGGTCTATGCCTGCGGCGCGCCCATCGTGGTCGACTCGGCCAAGCGCGACTACGTGGCGCTGGCGGGCCTGCCTGAGGAAGAGTTTTTTGCCGACGCGTTCACCACAGAGGCCGACAAGGCCCTTCCCTGA
- a CDS encoding Bug family tripartite tricarboxylate transporter substrate binding protein produces the protein MKTRHFLLTLIASTTALLGAGHAMAQQQRPIRLVVPYAAGGPIDNTARILAERVKDTLGPVIIDNKPGAGGNIGADIVAKAPTDGLTIGIAATATNAVNPWLYNKIPFNAATDFAPITQMVRVPNVLVMNADTAKRLNINSVADLIRYAKANPAKLNYGSGGNGSAGHLAGELFKKEAGIFALHIPYNGGSPAQLALISGQVDFNFDNLATAAPNIRSGKLKAIAVTTLQRSASLPDVPPIADTLKGFSIDTWWGLVAPAGTPHDVVVKLNQAFVAALNAPETKTRFAGLLAEPVANSPEQFGAFMKTELSKYEAVVKATGAKVD, from the coding sequence ATGAAAACGAGACACTTCCTCCTCACCCTGATCGCAAGCACCACCGCCCTGCTGGGTGCCGGCCACGCCATGGCGCAGCAACAGCGCCCCATCCGCCTCGTCGTTCCGTATGCGGCGGGCGGCCCGATCGACAACACGGCGCGCATCCTGGCCGAACGCGTCAAGGACACGCTGGGTCCGGTCATCATCGACAACAAGCCCGGCGCGGGGGGCAACATCGGCGCCGACATCGTGGCGAAGGCGCCCACCGACGGCCTGACGATCGGCATCGCGGCCACCGCCACCAACGCGGTGAATCCGTGGCTCTACAACAAGATCCCGTTCAACGCCGCAACCGACTTCGCGCCGATCACGCAGATGGTCCGCGTGCCCAACGTGCTGGTGATGAACGCCGACACGGCCAAGCGCCTGAACATCAATAGCGTGGCCGACCTGATCCGCTATGCCAAGGCCAACCCGGCCAAGCTCAACTACGGCAGCGGCGGCAACGGCAGCGCCGGCCACCTCGCGGGCGAGCTGTTCAAGAAGGAAGCGGGCATCTTCGCGCTGCACATTCCGTACAACGGCGGTAGCCCGGCGCAGTTGGCGCTGATCTCGGGGCAGGTCGATTTCAACTTCGACAACCTCGCCACCGCCGCACCGAACATCCGCTCAGGCAAGCTGAAGGCGATTGCGGTGACGACGCTGCAGCGCAGCGCCTCGCTGCCCGACGTGCCGCCCATCGCCGACACGCTCAAGGGCTTCTCGATCGACACATGGTGGGGCCTGGTCGCGCCGGCGGGCACGCCGCACGACGTGGTCGTGAAGCTCAATCAGGCCTTCGTGGCAGCGCTGAATGCACCGGAAACGAAGACGCGCTTCGCCGGACTGCTGGCAGAGCCGGTGGCCAACTCGCCGGAGCAGTTCGGCGCTTTCATGAAGACCGAACTCTCGAAGTACGAAGCGGTGGTGAAAGCCACCGGCGCGAAGGTCGACTGA